From Penaeus monodon isolate SGIC_2016 chromosome 6, NSTDA_Pmon_1, whole genome shotgun sequence, the proteins below share one genomic window:
- the LOC119574141 gene encoding FAST kinase domain-containing protein 1, mitochondrial-like gives MLRCMSLPLSPFLRQSGKMALRLSAHSRGTRLQHFWSKAHQDVLQSKLTHVRLCHRTLKRPPRMCVLCASSVTRNIYRSQLRFYASSTHNNESDDEGFISDSEFDIVDFNRDQILDKDQFDQLRVILYKNPKDPVVKALSVAASVQEVFDIIEKCQENLTVERTSQAIITLWDLQKLFGTYSFENPSVLNPQVAQFLEKITSHPIFLKLLENLENSLEELENNAVACMLLYLHRIGIPNSSSVMQKLSILCLNRIENFNVSALSRLSVYLRDQGLKGYFLQSKAIALISANLRKCSTADELKLITICLSSTRKLITESLFLDYQNLVNKLFDQGKLVDCEVKIIIKILKFLNYPEWTPFGSSLSRKLMLSLVDKVSLLTPEQIIAVNNYFQSYLEPRDLLLKIQEHSALLIEESKFSHRVPDLLLCIAPYSSLKVRNHLEELVAEQLDNKNFYEFIPVIFKILRYIKTSNVKLCNAFWSKAMRAVEREIIVFPEPYLGYEENLRRGIYHRYMYFNNNLGGTYRHYYLEKNMTNKLYENLKGQERILPNKVAQMTSFILSYNDGSGIPNDLLEQVVEYAPQLSIFDTIVMSRGIEITLAFHPNNTQRTYTKQITTLCHMLNGCTERHIKNAKSLLDVTSITRAYLSRKGSPRTFLFEKLVHSHLPFIRELNSRHLRNMAMYFQHTKYLAPELLDAMADYIIENEEYVLQDTIERILTCIYYLGYHPTSGRKFFTACTRVLEKGSYCLQGLNILQVYLSLALHNHLSSKMIHNVFNIKFLDQLDEEIDACYSKASYPSRVRHLLMELNRAVCIDQPEEGIPWFHEKYCEELLETVAVQDSVFHTEVHQVLSGLIGNADVLRANAKTPYFYLIDFEFMLDENNHPVPVSVYAPAGNKSESFNANRIENKKGYRRIAILLHNENSYCINSRQLIGRYQLQRRHLEVLGYTVVEIPHFMWYSMALATYEDKVKYLRNLIYHDSS, from the exons ATGCTGCGCTGTATGTCTCTTCCCTTGTCACCCTTTCTAAGACAGTCAGGGAAGATGGCACTCAGACTGAGTGCTCACTCCAGAGGCACAAGATTACAACACTTTTGGAGTAAGGCACATCAGGATGTCCTTCAATCAAAGTTGACTCATGTAAGGTTGTGCCACCGGACTTTGAAACGGCCGCCAAGAATGTGTGTCCTGTGTGCAAGTTCAGTGACTCGGAACATTTACAGATCTCAGCTGAGGTTTTATGCCAGTAGCACCCATAATAATGAGAGTGACGATGAAGGCTTTATCAGTGATTCTGAGTTTGATATTGTTGACTTTAACAGAGATCAAATTTTGGATAAAGATCAGTTTGACCAGTTAAGAGTCATTTTGTACAAAAATCCCAAGGATCCCGTTGTGAAGGCATTGTCAGTGGCTGCAAGTGTCCAGGAAGTATTTGATATCATTGAAAAGTGCCAAGAAAATTTGACAGTGGAGCGAACTAGTCAAGCAATAATTACATTATGGGATCTCCAGAAACTATTTGGTACATATAGCTTTGAAAATCCAAGTGTGTTAAACCCACAAGTGGCACAGTTTTTGGAGAAGATTACAAGTCATCCCATTTTCTTGAAACTTttagaaaatttagaaaattcaCTTGAAGAATTGGAAAATAATGCTGTTGCCTGTATGTTGCTATATTTACACAGAATAGGCATACCTAACAGTAGTTCTGTAATGCAGAAACTGTCAATTTTGTGCCTGAAtagaatagaaaattttaatgtaagtGCTTTATCAAGACTCTCTGTATATCTACGAGATCAAGGCTTGAAAGGATATTTTTTACAATCGAAAGCTATCGCCTTAATTTCAGCTAATTTAAGAAAGTGTTCAACTGCTGATGAACTAAAACTGATAACAATATGTCTCAGTAGCACAAGAAAACTCATTACAGAGTCCTTGTTTTTGGATTACCAAAACTTGGTGAACAAACTCTTTGATCAAGGAAAGTTGGTAGACTGTGaagtgaaaattattattaagattttaaaattccTGAACTATCCAGAATGGACACCTTTTGGAAGTTCTCTCAGTCGGAAGTTGATGCTATCTTTGGTAGATAAGGTTTCCTTGCTAACCCCTGAGCAGATTATTGCAGTGAATAATTATTTCCAAAGCTACTTAGAACCACGAGACCTTCTTTTGAAAATTCAGGAACATTCAGCATTGCTTATTGAGGAAAGCAAATTCTCACACAGAGTTCCAGACTTACTACTCTGTATTGCACCATATAGCTCATTGAAAGTGAGAAATCATTTAGAAGAGCTTGTTGCAGAACAGCTGGATAACAAGAATTTTTATGAGTTTATTCCTGTCATATTTAAGATTTTAAGGTACATTAAGACTTCCAATGTAAAATTGTGTAATGCATTTTGGTCCAAGGCAATGCGAGCTGTTGAACGAGAGATTATAGTATTCCCAGAACCTTATCTAGGGTATGAAGAGAATTTGCGAAGAGGTATCTATCATCGGTATATGTACTTCAACAACAACCTTGGTGGGACATACAGACATTACTACCTGGAGAAGAACATGACAAATAAACTCTATGAAAATTTGAAAGGACAAGAAAGAATTTTACCCAACAAGGTAGCACAGATGACATCATTCATCCTCAGTTATAATGATGGCAGTGGAATACCAAATGATCTCTTGGAACAAGTTGTTGAGTATGCTCCTCAGCTTTCCATATTTGATACCATTGTAATGTCAAGAGGTATTGAAATCACACTAGCATTCCACCCAAATAATACTCAGCGAACTTACACCAAACAGATAACTACTCTGTGCCATATGTTAAATGGCTGTACTGAAAGACATATTAAG AATGCAAAATCTCTGTTGGATGTCACAAGTATTACACGGGCCTACCTAAGTCGCAAGGGATCTCCTCGGACCTTCCTTTTTGAAAAGCTGGTGCACTCACACCTTCCATTCATCAGAGAACTTAATTCAAGACACCTTCGCAACATGGCAATGTACTTTCAGCACACTAAATATCTGGCTCCTGAG CTATTGGATGCCATGGCAGACTACATAATAGAAAATGAGGAGTACGTGCTGCAGGATACGATAGAACGTATCCTAACCTGTATATATTACTTAGGCTACCATCCTACGTCTGGAAGAAAATTTTTTACTGCCTGCACTAGGGTTTTGGAGAA AGGGTCTTACTGCCTTCAAGGTCTGAATATCCTGCAAGTGTATTTATCTCTGGCCTTGCACAACCACTTATCAAGTAAAATGATCCATAATGTCTTCAATATTAAATTCTTGGACCAGCTAGATGAAGAAATAGATGCATGTTACTCAAAG GCTTCATATCCTTCTCGAGTGCGGCATCTGCTTATGGAACTGAATCGTGCTGTATGCATTGATCAGCCAGAAGAAGGTATTCCATGGTTTCATGAAAAGTATTGTGAAGAACTGCTTGAAACTG TTGCTGTACAAGATTCTGTCTTTCACACTGAGGTTCACCAAGTGTTGTCAGGACTAATTGGTAATGCAGATGTGTTAAGAGCTAATGCTAAAACACCTTACTTCTACCTCATAG atTTTGAATTCATGTTGGATGAAAATAATCATCCAGTACCAGTGTCCGTTTATGCTCCTGCAGGCAATAAGAGTGAAAGTTTTAATGCAAAcagaattgaaaacaaaaaaggatacAGGAG AATTGCGATTCTTCTTCACAACGAAAACAGTTACTGCATCAACAGCCGTCAGTTGATTGGTCGTTACCAGCTTCAACGACGTCACCTTGAAGTGCTGGGCTACACTGTGGTAGAGATTCCACACTTCATGTGGTATTCCATGGCACTTGCTACATATGAAGACAAAGTGAAATACCTCAGAAACCTCATTTATCATGACAGTTCATGA